From Alloacidobacterium dinghuense:
GCAGCTTGAGTTTCAACTTGGAGCAGATGCGTTCCGCAATGGGCTGAGGATTTACCTGAAGGAGCACGCCTATGCGAATGCCCAGTGGAGCGATCTGATCGGGGCCTTCCAGACTGCAAGTGGGCAGGATGTGCGCACATGGGCCGACGCCTGGGTTCTACGGCGCGGCATGCCAGAGGTGAATGTGAACTACCGCTGCGATGCGCAGGGCAAGCTTACGGAGCTAAGGCTGACGCAGAAAGATGCGTTGCCCGATGGGTATCTCTGGCCGATCTCGAATGAGGTCTGGCTGGGCTATGGGAAGTCTGGACGTGCTTCGGTGCGGCACCGTGTGAATTGGAGTACGGCGGAGATTGTGGTTCCTGAGGTTGTGGGCGAAGAATGCCCGGACGAAGTGTTTGCGAACTATGGCGACCAGGCCTACGGACGCTTTCTGCTTGATGAGAAGAGCCAGGCCTTTGTACGGCAAACGATTTTGGCGGGCGCGTTACGGACCGAGGATACAGATCCGCTGTTACGGTCCCAACTATGGGGCGCGCTTTGGGATGGAGTGCATGTGGCGCAATCACCGCCGCGCGCATATGTTGAATTGGTGTTGGCCAACTTGCCGCAGGAACAAGACGAGACACTTGCGCGCATCCAAGGCGGACATGCCACGACAGCAGTACAACGCTATATGAGTGCCCAGGCTCGCTCTCCGCTGGCCATGCGCATGGAAGCGATCGTCACACATCGCATGCTGAGTGCGCAGACGACCGGTCTACGTATTGTGAGCTTCAGAACATTGACTGCAGTCACGGAGACAGATGCAGGCCGGGCTACTTTGAAGGGGCTGTTGGCGGGCAAGGTTTCTGTTCCTGGCGTCGAGCTGCGGCCACTTGATCGCTGGAATCTTGTGGAGAAGCTGATCTTGTTGAACGACCCTGAAGCTGCGTCGTTCTTCGCCGCGGAGAGCAAGCGTGATCAAACGGGAGATGGGCAAAAGTATGCCTGGGCGGTACAGGCGGCGGTGCCTGACTCTGCCACGAAGGACCGCTACTTCGCGCAGTACACGTTGGCTCCCACCAGCGCGGAGGCAAAGCCGGAAGACTGGTTGACACAGAGCCTTCGACCTTTCAATGCCTGGAACCAGTCGGATCTGACAGAGCCGTTTCTAGGTCGCGCACTCGATCAGCTTCCAAAGATTAAGCGCGACCGGAAGATCTTCTTCTTAGGAGCGTGGCTCGGCGCGTTTCTGGGCGGGCAGGTTAGCCCTGATGCAGATGCTGTCGTGAGGCACTGGCTTTCCCAGCCGGATATCGATCCAGACCTTCGGCTGAAGGTGCTGGAGAATGCAGACGAACTCGAACGCACTGTGCGCATACGGCAGAGATTTCCTGAATGACGGCTGCCTTCTTATTGCCTGACAAATCAACCCTGGCATATATGACATCCTGTGTCATAATTGCCGCGACGCCTTTATAAACTTTTTCGAGCCTTCCAAGAGACCAATTTCCATGAGAGCCGATCGCCTGATGTCTGCACTGCTGTTGCTGCAAGCGCGTGGGCAGATGACCGGCCGTGAACTGGCCGCGAGGCTCGAAGTCTCCGAGCGCACCGTTCATCGCGACATGGAAGCGCTCAGCGCCGCCGGTGTCCCGGTCTTTGCCATGCGAGGGTCGCATGGTGGCTGGCAGCTCGATGAGGGCTGGCGCACGCAGGCGCCCGGCCTGGACCAAACCGAGCTCCGTTCACAACTCATGGCCCAGCCGCGCACGCCGGGAGACAAGCGTCTTGCCGCAGCCGCTGACCGTGCCATCGGCAAAGTGATGGCTGCGCTACCAGAGCCGCTGCGCGAGAAAGCATCTTCGATCCGCGACCGGCTTTTTATTGACACGACCGGATGGCGCGGCACAACCGAGAATCTCTCCATGCTCGCCATCGTGCAGGATGCCGTTGCGCAGGATCGCAAGTTGAGCTTCTGGTATTGGCGTGCTGGCCGCGAGCGTGTGGAGCGCACTGTGGATCCTCTCGGACTCGTTGCCAAGGGCAGCACCTGGTATCTGTTTGCGGGCACCGATCATGGCTATCGCACGTATCGTATCTCGCGTATGGAAGACGCGAAGCTGCTCGATGCTCTGAGCGTGCGTCCGCCGAATTTTGACCTGGAAGCTGCGTGGAAGATTTCGGCTGAGGAATTTCGTGATGAGGTGAATCGCGAGATGGAGGCCGCGCGACGCGCCTACGAGGCTCGCCTGGAAGCAGAGCGCAGAGCGGTGCAGGAAATGGAAATCGCACGTCAGGTGCAGGCACGGCTGTTTCCGCAGCAGCTGCCTGAGAGCCTGTCGCTGGACTACGCCGGCATCTGCATTCAGGCGCGCAAGGTTGGCGGCGATTATTACGACTTTCTCGATCTCGGCTCGCAGCGCCTCGGACTGGTCATCGGTGATATTGCTGGGAAGGGAATCGCAGGCGCTCTATTGATGGCGAACCTCCAGGCAAATCTCCGCGGCCAGCTTGCCATGGTTGTCGATCAACCGCAGCGTCTTCTGCATTCTGTGAATCAGCTCTTCTTCAAGAACACTGCCGAACATGCGTATGCAACGCTCATCTTCGCCGAATATGACGACAAGGCGCAGATGCTGCGCTACGCAAACTGCGGACATCTTCCCGCTCTCCTGCTGCGCTGCAGCGGCGAGATGGAACGGCTGCACTCCACCTGCACCGTCGTTGGCCTTTTTGATGACTGGGAGTGCAAGTCGAGCGAAGCGTGCCTTTTGCCTGGAGACACATTGGCTCTGTATACCGATGGCGTAACCGAGGCATGCAACGATCAGGGTGAAGAGTTCGGAGAGGAGCGACTGGCGGATGCGTTACGCAGATATCGAAATCACTCTGCCAGCGGATTGCTGCAGTCCGTAGTGAATGAAGTTCAGAGCTTCAGCCCTCAGGAGCAGCAGGATGACATTACGCTGATCGTCGCGCGGTGCCGGGAGACGGATCAGCGAATGCTGTTCGATCGTCCTGTGTAAGCAAAAAAAATCCCGGCGAATCGCAATTCGCCGGGAATCAGATTGAATTGCTGGGCTTAATAAGAGTGCGGATAACCGCGCATCAGGTGCTCGACGCCGGTTTGGTATCCGCGGCGGAATCCGTCGCGATAGGCTTCCCGGTCGTGATGGGGAACAGGCGGATGGCGGAATTCTTCGCGGTTTTCAACACTGGGCTGACGGTGATTTTCGTAATCCTTGCGCGCGCCTTCAACGCCATCGTGAAAGCCCTGCGCATGCACGCCCTGCACTTCTGCTGGCGGAGCAGCCCATACCTCGTGGCCGTAATCGGGAGGCGGCGGACCCTGTTGCGGGTATTGCGCGTTTGCTGCGGGAACGCTCAAGAGCACAGCCGTTGCGAATGCTGCTAACGATAGACCTGGGATAATTTTCTTCATACGTGGGTTCTCCGTTTCGTTCTGCGGAATGGATGAATTCTCCATTCACTTTGTCGGACCCTTTCTACGATGAAGAGTTTCGCGAGCGTGTTGCACGCTGTATTTGTTCGTAGCGGGGCAACCGTTCGAGGACTTCGCTGTTATTTGTGATACGGATTCGGCCCATTGGCGTTCGCTGTCTTCTATGTTTTGCGGAAGGATTCGTCGGATGGGCGGCAGGCGGTTAGGAGGGTGGTGCTCAGAAGGAGGAGGGTTGCGAGGGTACTTTTGGCACGTGGACGCATGGAGTTTCATCATACTGTTCCATTGCACATGCGACAGAAAAGACTTAGGTTAACTTTGGAGAACATCACGAGACAAATATCCGAAAATGCACAAATTATGTTGCAGGCGAACAAAAGGAGAACTATACTTTCTCTAGGGGATTCAATTTAAGGAGCTGACATGAGTTTTGAGTCTTCCATCGAATGGACTGATTCAACTTGGAATCCAGTTCGGGGCTGCACGAAGATTAGTCCGGGTTGCAAACACTGCTATGCATGCACTTTTGCCGAACGCTTCCAAGGTGTCAAAGGACATCCCTATGAAGAGGGTTTTAAGCTACGACTCGTCCCTGAAAAACTCGCAGAACCTCTGAAATGGGGAAGTTCACGTATGGTCTTTGTGAACTCCATGAGTGACCTTTTCCATAAAGATGTTCCTGATGCATACATACAACGAGTGGTAGAAGTGATGGCTACCGCAAATTGGCACACTTTTCAGTTGCTAACCAAACGTGCTGAGCGTATGCGCGATCTGCTTGCGGGCCCACTTAAAAAATTCGCGGACTTGCCGCACATATGGTGGGGCGTGAGTGTCGAAAACAAGAAGCATGGTTTACCAAGGCTTCAGGCATTACGAAAGGCTACTGCTTCTATGCGGTTTCTTTCAATTGAACCGCTTTTAGAAGATCTTGGGAGTTTTGATTTACAAGGAATTAGTTGGGTAATCGTCGGCGGAGAAAGCGGCCCGGGAGCCCGTCCGCTACTTGCAGATTGGGTACGAAACATACAAGAGCAATGCAAGAATCAACAAGTGGCATTCTTTTTTAAACAGTGGGGTGGCCGTAATAAAAAGAAGG
This genomic window contains:
- a CDS encoding DUF5131 family protein, with the translated sequence MSFESSIEWTDSTWNPVRGCTKISPGCKHCYACTFAERFQGVKGHPYEEGFKLRLVPEKLAEPLKWGSSRMVFVNSMSDLFHKDVPDAYIQRVVEVMATANWHTFQLLTKRAERMRDLLAGPLKKFADLPHIWWGVSVENKKHGLPRLQALRKATASMRFLSIEPLLEDLGSFDLQGISWVIVGGESGPGARPLLADWVRNIQEQCKNQQVAFFFKQWGGRNKKKAGRLLDGRTFDEFPRVVKNKPPHSMVRHEHIQNLEARSLVSIQL
- a CDS encoding SpoIIE family protein phosphatase — its product is MRADRLMSALLLLQARGQMTGRELAARLEVSERTVHRDMEALSAAGVPVFAMRGSHGGWQLDEGWRTQAPGLDQTELRSQLMAQPRTPGDKRLAAAADRAIGKVMAALPEPLREKASSIRDRLFIDTTGWRGTTENLSMLAIVQDAVAQDRKLSFWYWRAGRERVERTVDPLGLVAKGSTWYLFAGTDHGYRTYRISRMEDAKLLDALSVRPPNFDLEAAWKISAEEFRDEVNREMEAARRAYEARLEAERRAVQEMEIARQVQARLFPQQLPESLSLDYAGICIQARKVGGDYYDFLDLGSQRLGLVIGDIAGKGIAGALLMANLQANLRGQLAMVVDQPQRLLHSVNQLFFKNTAEHAYATLIFAEYDDKAQMLRYANCGHLPALLLRCSGEMERLHSTCTVVGLFDDWECKSSEACLLPGDTLALYTDGVTEACNDQGEEFGEERLADALRRYRNHSASGLLQSVVNEVQSFSPQEQQDDITLIVARCRETDQRMLFDRPV
- a CDS encoding M1 family metallopeptidase; its protein translation is MRVWQRLWRRAWRLGVIGVTIGLSVSSASAFAEPAKAKVDSGITRALAVERAGRVSDLHYALRFKLRAHAESMHGEEVLLFTLRSGAGQADLPLDYRDGTISSATLNGVALEPLLTNGHLILPAQLLHVGENKLGVSFTSRVATAGAAITRYDDKDDGSEYLYSLFVPMDASMAFPCFDQPDMKARFSLALDAPSEWKVIGNTAPESTERNGTSTVTRFAETKPISTYLFAFAAGPWVNVHPIAGMPDVYVRRSQLKRAEPEAPQLQEITTRGMKWLADYFQQPFPFPKYDIVLIPGFPFGGMEHAGETFLREDSVLFRTAPTESDRFQRNILTLHELTHQWFGDLVTMRWFDDLWLKEGFAQYMAYRSLDSLEPKAQAWKHFYEDIKPQAYGIDETEGTTPIFQNIPNLKDAKSAYGAIVYQKAPAILKQLEFQLGADAFRNGLRIYLKEHAYANAQWSDLIGAFQTASGQDVRTWADAWVLRRGMPEVNVNYRCDAQGKLTELRLTQKDALPDGYLWPISNEVWLGYGKSGRASVRHRVNWSTAEIVVPEVVGEECPDEVFANYGDQAYGRFLLDEKSQAFVRQTILAGALRTEDTDPLLRSQLWGALWDGVHVAQSPPRAYVELVLANLPQEQDETLARIQGGHATTAVQRYMSAQARSPLAMRMEAIVTHRMLSAQTTGLRIVSFRTLTAVTETDAGRATLKGLLAGKVSVPGVELRPLDRWNLVEKLILLNDPEAASFFAAESKRDQTGDGQKYAWAVQAAVPDSATKDRYFAQYTLAPTSAEAKPEDWLTQSLRPFNAWNQSDLTEPFLGRALDQLPKIKRDRKIFFLGAWLGAFLGGQVSPDADAVVRHWLSQPDIDPDLRLKVLENADELERTVRIRQRFPE